A single window of Onychomys torridus chromosome 8, mOncTor1.1, whole genome shotgun sequence DNA harbors:
- the Jpt2 gene encoding jupiter microtubule associated homolog 2 translates to MFQGADGQTGGSGSRSAKPPGGESSNLFGSPEEGLPSSKPNRMASNIFGPTEEPKNIPKRTNPPGGKGSGIFDESTPLQTRQRLNPPGGKTSDIFGSPITATAPLAHPNKPKDHVLLCEGEDSKSDLKVTTNSTPRGEQSEKGSAKEADHAKTAEPTPTVDSHEPRLGPRPRSHNKVLNPPGGKSSISFY, encoded by the exons ATGTTCCAGGGCGCGGACGGACAGACTGGCGGGTCGGGCTCCAG ATCTGCGAAGCCCCCGGGAGGAGAATCGAGCAATCTTTTTGGAAGTCCAGAAGAAGGTCTTCCTTCAAGCAAGCCTAATAGGATGGCATCTAATATTTTTGGACCAACTGAAGAACCTAAAAACATACCCAAGAGGACAAATCCTCCAG GGGGCAAAGGAAGTGGTATCTTTGATGAATCGACTCCTCTGCAGACTCGACAACGTCTAAACCCCCCTGGTGGGAAGACTAGTGACATATTTGGGTCCCCAATCACTGCCACTGCACCCCTGGCACACCCAAACAAACCCAAG GATCACGTTTTGCTATGTGAAGGTGAAGACTCTAAATCTGACCTGAAAG TTACAACAAACTCCACACCCAGAGGAGAGCAGAGCGAGAAGGGAAGCGCAAAAGAAGCCGACCATGCCAAGACAGCAGAGCCTACACCTACGGTTGACAGTCATGAGCCCAGACTGGGACCGCGACCTCGTTCCCACAACAAGGTCCTGAACCCACCGGGAGGCAAATCGAGCATCTCCTTCTATTGA